One segment of Marvinbryantia formatexigens DSM 14469 DNA contains the following:
- a CDS encoding ABC transporter substrate-binding protein, translating into MKKKICVQMAVMMAAGSLISVPVLAEESTDTSSLEGTLTIWSWTDDPVYQIEAFEKAYPNVKVEFTQIGQDYDVKMQTVVENEADGPDVFCADVKTLKNYIEADAWENLSAEPYNAEETVGELIDYTKEVASDAEGNLRAVSWQATPGGFWYKRSLAKEYLGTDDPEDISSMLSTMDGFLETAQKVYDASDGKTAFIPKYDDIWTFACYSERETPWVVDGVFQMDSYVDTYFDICKQVRDNGYDAKLDAWSTAWYAAAADDSLFGYVLPTWGMQYVIQGSAPDSKGDWAIASMPNSYFNGGTYMGIYKKSENKELAWEYLKFVTTDEDYLKQYIADKSDFPASTKVVDEVVADYADEWCAGQNTFSFFKEEAEKIDVSLVTKYDDTINNLLNQNVELYVQGELDKDEAISQFKEDVATAYQSILVE; encoded by the coding sequence ATACATCGTCTTTAGAAGGAACGTTGACAATCTGGTCATGGACAGACGACCCTGTTTATCAAATTGAGGCTTTTGAAAAAGCATATCCGAATGTAAAGGTAGAATTTACACAGATTGGACAGGATTATGATGTAAAAATGCAGACGGTAGTGGAAAATGAAGCAGATGGACCGGATGTTTTTTGCGCGGATGTTAAAACTCTGAAAAATTATATCGAGGCGGATGCATGGGAAAACTTAAGTGCGGAACCCTATAATGCAGAAGAAACAGTGGGAGAACTGATTGACTATACGAAAGAAGTGGCATCCGACGCAGAAGGAAATTTACGCGCGGTAAGCTGGCAGGCGACACCGGGTGGGTTCTGGTATAAAAGAAGCCTTGCAAAAGAATATCTGGGAACGGATGACCCGGAGGATATTTCTTCCATGCTCTCTACTATGGACGGCTTTTTGGAGACAGCACAAAAAGTTTATGATGCAAGTGATGGAAAGACAGCCTTTATTCCGAAGTATGATGATATCTGGACATTTGCATGCTACAGTGAGCGTGAAACGCCGTGGGTAGTGGATGGAGTTTTTCAGATGGATTCTTATGTAGATACTTATTTCGATATTTGCAAACAGGTTCGTGACAATGGATATGATGCAAAGCTGGATGCATGGTCAACGGCATGGTATGCGGCAGCGGCGGATGATTCGTTGTTTGGATATGTATTGCCAACATGGGGTATGCAGTATGTGATTCAGGGGAGTGCTCCGGATTCTAAGGGAGACTGGGCGATTGCTTCCATGCCGAATTCCTACTTTAATGGCGGGACTTATATGGGTATATACAAAAAAAGTGAGAATAAGGAACTTGCATGGGAATATCTGAAATTTGTTACGACAGATGAGGATTATCTGAAACAGTATATCGCGGATAAGTCTGATTTTCCGGCTTCGACAAAAGTGGTTGATGAGGTAGTAGCTGATTATGCTGATGAATGGTGTGCGGGTCAGAATACGTTCAGCTTTTTTAAAGAGGAGGCAGAAAAAATAGACGTTTCTCTTGTAACAAAATATGATGACACCATCAATAATCTTCTGAATCAGAATGTGGAATTATATGTGCAGGGAGAACTGGATAAGGACGAAGCAATTTCGCAATTTAAAGAAGACGTTGCAACGGCATATCAGAGTATTCTTGTAGAATAA